In Rutidosis leptorrhynchoides isolate AG116_Rl617_1_P2 chromosome 2, CSIRO_AGI_Rlap_v1, whole genome shotgun sequence, one genomic interval encodes:
- the LOC139893812 gene encoding uncharacterized protein → MVSEKNEPVALVVNRLKSFAKSAQDFTNHILHNFESSRRRHPIQILKRLQREAFSDIMKLRDRQDKVERLLSYKSSNSSPFNETRTHVRGEVEVLGLLLMIDRINKDNRDAIHRTGTKTGTNSRFTFETTVLENDTLKAEFVSAGDSGQLGQLLLAKVVYAANISDWCSLTAVPLGAKCSDIGLTSRLVSVPPLLNQHIGSGINLVLKKANVIGSLAQFVSVMGSQLDSSRITHFLSTFGQVKYQLSWSTKVLLLALHRVPKFSSDASLGPIALPIGMFRWRKDPIEVLDGSFGSAALVVESDVDESMRVGGWVEMNNACERNLQWGISISDLPEDDFGWGVRMGGSSNWDHFEVETLSKIKFGRNFSVQPSIMYVIDGSTQFPALMMKSSWSF, encoded by the exons ATGGTTTCTGAAAAAAATGAACCAGTAGCTCTAGTTGTTAATCGACTTAAATCTTTTGCAAAATCAGCACAAGACTTCACAAATCACATCCTTCACAACTTTGAATCCTCCAGGCGTCGCCATCCG ATTCAGATATTGAAGCGGTTGCAACGAGAAGCGTTTTCAGATATCATGAAACTCAGGGACCGACAGGACAAAGTCGAAAGGTTGCTTTCTTATAAGTCATCTAATTCGAGTCCCTTTAATGAAACAAGGACCCATGTAAGAGGAGAAGTAGAAGTATTAGGGCTGTTGTTAATGATTGATAGAATTAATAAAGATAATCGAGATGCGATTCATCGAACTGGAACTAAAACCGGTACAAATTCTCGGTTCACTTTCGAAACCACAGTTCTGGAAAATGATACTCTCAAAGCAGAGTTTGTATCTGCAGGTGATTCAGGTCAACTTGGGCAACTTTTATTAGCCAAAGTGGTTTATGCTGCAAATATTAGTGATTGGTGCTCGTTAACTGCTGTTCCGTTGGGAGCTAAATGTAGCGATATTGGTCTTACGAGCCGTTTAGTTAGTGTACCTCCATTGTTAAATCAACACATTGGTAGTGGAATAAACTTAGTTTTGAAAAAAGCTAATGTTATTGGTTCGTTGGCTCAGTTTGTGTCTGTTATGGGAAGTCAACTCGATTCTTCTCGGATCACCCATTTTTTAAGCACTTTTGGGCAAGTTAAATATCAACTTTCGTGGAGTACAAAGGTATTACTTTTGGCTTTACACCGAGTACCCAAATTTTCAAGTGATGCGTCTCTGGGTCCAATAGCTCTACCAATTGGGATGTTTAGATGGCGTAAAGATCCAATTGAGGTACTTGACGGGTCGTTTGGGTCTGCAGCTTTGGTTGTTGAATCGGATGTTGATGAAAGCATGAGAGTTGGAGGGTGGGTTGAGATGAACAATGCATGCGAAAGAAATTTACAGTGGGGCATATCGATATCTGATCTTCCTGAAGATGATTTTGGGTGGGGGGTCAGAATGGGCGGGTCGAGTAATTGGGATCATTTTGAAGTTGAGACGCTTTCGAAGATTAAATTTGGGAGAAATTTTTCGGTACAACCTTCAATTATGTATGTTATAGATGGGTC